The following coding sequences are from one Triticum aestivum cultivar Chinese Spring chromosome 5A, IWGSC CS RefSeq v2.1, whole genome shotgun sequence window:
- the LOC123106153 gene encoding chaperone protein ClpB2, chloroplastic, protein MATAPPPALAADLHISYPAAAPAPAVAAAAWGSSRRAAGPSSTRAALRAARGRGRVAPVVGTGRTALSVRCNASSRDGRITQQEFTEMAWQSIVLAPEVAKESKHQIVETEHLMKSLLEQRNGLARRIFSKAGVDNTRLLDATEKYIQRQPKVLGEDPGSMLGRDLEALIQRARNFKKEYGDSFVSVEHIVLGFADDKRFGRQLFKDFQITVEALKTAIESIRGKQNVIDQDPEGKYEALDKYGKDLTAMARQGKLDPVIGRDDEIRRCIQILSRRTKNNPVLIGEPGVGKTAIAEGLAQRIVQGDVPQALTNRRLITLDMGALIAGAKYRGEFEDRLKAVLKEVTDSDGQVVLFIDEIHTVVGAGATSGAMDAGNLLKPMLGRGELRCIGATTLDEYRKYIEKDPALERRFQQVYVDQPTVEDTVSILRGLRERYELHHGVRISDSALVAAALLSDRYISGRFLPDKAIDLVDESAAKLKMEITSKPTALDEIDRSVLKLEMERLSLTNDTDKASRDRLSRIEAELALLKERQKGLTEQWEREKSVMTKIQSIKEEIDRLNVEIQQAEREYDLNRAAELKYGSLNALQRDLQKTEDELNEYQSSGKSMLREEVTQDDIAEIVSRWTGIPVSKLKQSDREKLLYLEDELHKRVVGQDPAVKAVAEAIQRSRAGLSDPNRPIASFMFMGPTGVGKTELAKALASFMFNTEDAVVRIDMSEYMEKHSVSRLIGAPPGYVGYEEGGQLTEAVRRRPYSVVLFDEIEKAHSDVFNVFLQILDDGRVTDSQGRKVSFTNSIIIMTSNVGSQYILNMDEEAGVTDSAYESMKKRVMDAARSVFRPEFMNRVDEYIVFKPLERKQINSIVKLQLARVQKRIADRKIKLDVSPAAIEFLGSLGYDPNYGARPVKRVLQQYVENELAKGILRGEFKDEDSISVDTQVTVPSNGQLPQQKLVFRKTNEESKPAAAQDEKFLPTV, encoded by the exons atggccaccgcgccgccgcccgcgctcgccgcCGACCTCCACATCTCCTACCCGGCCGCCGCTCCGgccccggccgtcgccgccgcggcgTGGGGCAGCAGCAGGAGGGCGGCGGGCCCGTCGTCGACCCGCGCCGCGCTCAGGGCGGCGAGGGGACGGGGACGGGTCGCTCCGGTGGTGGGAACCGGGCGGACGGCGCTCTCCGTCAGGTGCAACGCCAGCTCCCGGGACGGGAGG ATTACACAACAAGAGTTTACTGAGATGGCATGGCAATCGATTGTTTTGGCACCTGAAGTGGCCAAAGAAAGCAAACACCAGATTGTGGAGACTGAACATTTGATGAAATCCTTGTTGGAGCAAAGGAATGGGCTTGCCCGTCGAATCTTTTCCAAAGCTGGAGTTGACAACACAAGGCTTCTCGATGCCACAGAGAAGTACATCCAGCGGCAGCCTAAG GTATTAGGTGAAGATCCTGGTTCGATGTTGGGGCGTGACTTGGAAGCTCTGATACAGAGAGCAAGAAACTTTAAGAAAGAGTATGGTGATTCATTTGTCTCAGTTGAACATATTGTTCTTGGTTTTGCGGATGATAAGCGATTTGGAAGACAGCTGTTCAAGGACTTCCAGATCACTGTAGAAGCCTTGAAAACAGCTATTGAATCCATAAGAGGGAAGCAAAATGTAATTGATCAAG ACCCTGAGGGCAAGTATGAAGCTTTGGACAAATATGGAAAGGACCTGACAGCTATGGCACGTCAGGGGAAGCTTGACCCTGTTATAGGAAGAGATGATGAAATCCGTAGGTGCATCCAGATTCTGTCTCGGAGAACAAAGAATAATCCTGTTTTGATTGGTGAACCTGGTGTGGGAAAAACAGCCATAGCTGAAGG GCTTGCTCAGAGGATAGTTCAAGGAGATGTCCCACAAGCACTGACAAACCGTCGA CTAATTACACTTGACATGGGTGCTTTGATTGCTGGTGCAAAATATAGAGGAGAATTTGAGGATAGGCTGAAGGCTGTACTTAAAGAAGTCACAGATTCTGATGGACAGGTCGTTCTCTTCATTGACGAGATTCACACTGTTGTCGGAGCAG GTGCCACTTCTGGTGCAATGGACGCTGGCAATCTTCTGAAACCAATGCTTGGAAGAGGGGAGCTACGTTGCATTGGCGCAACAACCCTCGATGAGTACCGCAAATATATTGAGAAAGACCCAGCACTGGAACGCCGCTTCCAACAAGTGTATGTTGATCAACCAACAGTTGAAGATACAGTGTCAATACTCCGAGGATTACGTGAGAGATATGAATTGCACCATGGGGTCCGCATATCAGACAGTGCTCTTGTTGCTGCCGCTCTTTTATCAGATCGTTACATCAGCGGACGATTTTTGCCTGACAAAG CAATTGATTTGGTCGATGAATCAGCTGCCAAGTTGAAAATGGAGATAACATCAAAGCCGACTGCTCTGGACGAGATTGATCGTTCTGTGCTTAAACTTGAAATGGAACGTCTCTCACTAACAAATGATACAGACAAAGCATCAAGAGACAGACTATCTCGCATTGAAGCAGAATTGGCACTTTTGAAAGAAAGGCAGAAGGGACTGACAGAGCAGTGGGAGCGTGAGAAGTCGGTGATGACAAAGATCCAATCTATTAAGGAAGAG ATTGACAGGTTAAATGTTGAGATCCAGCAGGCCGAGCGTGAGTATGATCTCAATCGTGCTGCTGAACTGAAGTATGGTAGTCTGAATGCATTGCAGCGGGATCTTCAAAAAACAGAGGATGAGCTAAATGAATATCAAAGTTCTGGGAAATCCATGCTAAGAGAAGAGGTGACCCAAGATGATATTGCAGAGATCGTGAGCAGGTGGACGGGGATTCCGGTTTCCAAGTTAAAGCAATCCGACAGAGAAAAGCTGCTGTATCTCGAGGACGAACTGCACAAGCGTGTAGTGGGGCAGGATCCTGCAGTCAAAGCAGTTGCAGAGGCCATTCAGAGATCCAGAGCTGGTTTGTCCGATCCAAACCGGCCCATTGCCAGCTTCATGTTCATGGGACCTACAGGAGTGGGCAAAACAGAATTGGCAAAGGCCCTTGCTTCTTTTATGTTCAACACTGAGGATGCTGTTGTCCGGATTGACATGAGCGAGTATATGGAGAAACACTCGGTCTCAAGACTGATTGGCGCACCACCAGGTTATGTCGGGTATGAAGAGGGTGGTCAGCTCACAGAGGCTGTCCGTAGAAGGCCATACTCTGTGGTCTTGTTTGATGAGATTGAGAAAGCCCATTCAGATGTCTTCAATGTTTTCCTGCAAATATTGGACGACGGCAGGGTTACGGACTCGCAGGGCCGGAAGGTGAGCTTCACCAATAGTATCATTATCATGACATCCAATGTTGGTTCGCAGTACATATTGAATATGGATGAAGAAGCTGGAGTGACTGATTCGGCCTACGAGAGTATGAAGAAGAGGGTGATGGATGCTGCAAGATCTGTTTTCCGTCCTGAGTTCATGAATCGTGTAGACGAGTACATCGTCTTTAAGCCTCTTGAGAGGAAGCAGATAAACAGCATTGTCAAATTACAG TTGGCAAGAGTGCAGAAGAGGATCGCCGACCGCAAGATCAAACTTGATGTCTCACCGGCAGCAATTGAGTTCCTGGGAAGCCTTGGCTACGACCCCAACTACGGCGCCAGGCCGGTGAAGCGGGTGCTTCAGCAGTACGTGGAGAACGAACTGGCCAAGGGTATCCTCAGAGGCGAGTTCAAGGATGAGGACAGCATCTCCGTCGACACTCAGGTGACGGTACCGTCCAATGGCCAGCTCCCACAGCAGAAGCTTGTCTTCCGGAAGACGAACGAGGAATCCAAGCCGGCTGCTGCTCAAGATGAGAAGTTCCTGCCGACAGTTTGA